The following proteins are encoded in a genomic region of Deltaproteobacteria bacterium:
- a CDS encoding RluA family pseudouridine synthase, with protein MANPPEIFRISASEADQRLDRYLVQKLSLSRKRVKALLDRGKIFINGHKVVIASWEVNQGDKLQVFSERSEEDPSQTKPQFLKVAYEDSDLLIVEKDAGIPCEKSPVAWRPSMVAMVNQYLKKTHPHLPAHYVGLVHRLDTDTSGLLIYTKTKEANKITEQFKKRTVVRKYLALVEGRVEGEKKVLEGYLAQANLPGGKKIKLVPKGKGKRAVTTYTVLERYGKATLLEISIKTGRTHQIRVQLAAIRHPILGDRIYGSTASRDGSSFKRQALHANTLCFRHPVTGKKIELISEPPRDFRRLIDRLREGWSTQGRFAQG; from the coding sequence ATGGCTAACCCACCTGAAATATTTAGGATTTCTGCCTCCGAGGCCGATCAAAGACTGGACCGGTACCTTGTCCAGAAACTCTCCCTTTCCAGAAAAAGGGTCAAGGCGCTCCTGGACCGTGGGAAGATTTTTATCAACGGTCACAAGGTGGTGATCGCCTCCTGGGAGGTCAATCAGGGTGATAAACTTCAGGTTTTTTCAGAAAGGTCCGAGGAAGATCCTTCCCAGACCAAGCCCCAATTTTTGAAGGTCGCTTATGAGGACTCGGACCTTCTCATTGTGGAAAAAGATGCCGGGATCCCTTGTGAAAAATCGCCGGTTGCCTGGCGCCCCTCCATGGTGGCGATGGTCAATCAGTATTTAAAAAAGACCCACCCCCATCTTCCGGCCCACTATGTCGGACTGGTTCATCGTCTGGATACCGACACCTCCGGACTTCTTATTTATACCAAGACCAAAGAGGCGAACAAGATTACGGAGCAGTTTAAAAAACGAACGGTGGTGAGAAAATATTTGGCCCTTGTGGAGGGGAGGGTAGAGGGGGAGAAAAAAGTTTTGGAGGGGTACCTCGCTCAGGCCAATCTTCCCGGTGGTAAAAAGATAAAACTGGTTCCGAAGGGAAAGGGGAAGAGGGCGGTCACCACCTATACCGTTTTAGAGCGTTACGGGAAGGCAACACTTTTGGAGATTTCGATCAAGACCGGTCGGACCCATCAGATTCGTGTCCAGTTGGCAGCAATCCGGCATCCGATCCTGGGGGACCGGATCTACGGATCGACCGCTTCTCGTGATGGGTCGTCTTTCAAGCGTCAGGCGCTCCATGCCAACACCCTCTGTTTCCGTCATCCGGTGACCGGCAAAAAAATAGAGTTAATTTCTGAACCTCCCCGTGATTTTCGACGGCTTATCGATCGCCTGCGCGAAGGGTGGTCCACCCAAGGGCGATTCGCCCAGGGGTGA
- a CDS encoding four helix bundle protein, whose product MNDQFAFEGLDVYKRAFSFSKKILTITKEIKNQYSWCDQLNRAATSITLNLAEGSGRWHAKDKANFYYIARGSAFECVPLIELGFELGLIVGNQKTELRDDLQAICQMLTKLVQSLRNQ is encoded by the coding sequence ATGAATGATCAGTTTGCGTTTGAAGGCTTGGATGTTTATAAAAGAGCTTTCAGTTTCTCCAAAAAGATTCTGACAATTACCAAAGAGATCAAAAACCAGTACAGTTGGTGCGATCAGCTCAATAGAGCTGCCACAAGCATCACTCTCAACCTTGCCGAGGGTTCTGGTCGTTGGCATGCAAAAGACAAAGCAAATTTTTACTACATTGCCCGAGGATCTGCTTTTGAATGTGTCCCGCTCATTGAACTGGGATTCGAACTGGGCTTGATAGTTGGGAACCAGAAGACTGAGTTACGAGACGATCTTCAAGCGATTTGTCAAATGTTGACGAAATTAGTGCAAAGTTTGAGGAATCAATGA
- a CDS encoding DcrB-related protein: protein MPKIDLAGLEVVIPENWQIQGMVTLTLPSPDPKVKPNIILTREKLPQPMTLQTYFQKIKEAISRRGIKDFKILQENQIAVSGIPAMQMVCVWDVAAMKAMMGPPGTPPPAKPQAPQLVKQIQVTLLREDMTAVNLTASFPADQFDIYNRPFQNFLKTLKF, encoded by the coding sequence ATGCCAAAGATTGACCTTGCCGGACTGGAAGTGGTGATACCTGAAAATTGGCAGATCCAGGGGATGGTGACCCTGACCCTCCCCTCCCCGGACCCGAAGGTGAAACCGAACATCATCCTCACCCGGGAGAAACTCCCCCAGCCGATGACACTCCAGACCTATTTTCAGAAAATCAAGGAGGCGATCAGCCGCCGGGGGATCAAGGATTTCAAGATTTTGCAGGAAAACCAGATCGCCGTCAGCGGGATCCCCGCGATGCAGATGGTTTGCGTCTGGGACGTTGCCGCCATGAAGGCGATGATGGGACCGCCAGGGACTCCCCCGCCAGCCAAGCCGCAGGCCCCCCAGCTCGTCAAACAGATCCAGGTCACACTCCTGCGCGAAGATATGACAGCAGTCAACCTGACCGCCAGCTTCCCGGCAGACCAATTCGATATCTACAACCGGCCTTTTCAGAATTTCCTGAAGACCTTGAAGTTTTAA
- a CDS encoding methyltransferase domain-containing protein encodes MRADNVKNKLFLKMVSLDKIIQDFLIERYYFPAKGKRPPSFPYGFFEKGVAELSLSFTSDRGSLTKNYFNQKELRSGYIAYFLLVNALKIPPLLRQAPADSWPDTKEPIKILDLGSGPGTGLLGSLLFFTKASIHYTAVDQNSAILEEARLLHQKLSPHFPLPSKFRSVKTDLEREPLPAFLHHDRYDLILMVNTLNEIFHPEKRRNMLIRLLNHHLTPQGKILIVEPALRKTTLELMELHDALLSSENPQNIPITIAPCTHQRLCPMLKENRRDWCHTYIEWEPTEMIEEFDQRIGIRKDYLKCSYLILAGSDRDGWRGSGARPSGTGEHGWAEPETGPVPSWRVVSSLMRSNGKSEVVLCGEESAKSGQLLHTERLDRDRSPMNTPFDRLKRGYIVEMEAIKRVEKETPLKIIS; translated from the coding sequence GTGAGGGCCGATAATGTCAAAAATAAACTCTTTCTAAAAATGGTCTCTCTCGACAAAATCATTCAAGATTTTCTGATCGAACGCTACTACTTCCCGGCCAAGGGGAAGAGGCCTCCCTCTTTTCCTTACGGTTTTTTTGAAAAAGGGGTCGCTGAGCTCAGCCTGTCGTTCACCAGCGACAGGGGATCGCTCACCAAAAACTATTTTAATCAGAAAGAACTGCGTTCCGGCTACATCGCCTATTTTCTTTTGGTGAACGCCCTCAAGATCCCGCCGCTCCTTCGTCAGGCCCCAGCCGACAGTTGGCCAGACACAAAAGAACCGATCAAAATTTTGGACCTTGGGAGCGGGCCGGGCACCGGGCTTCTAGGGAGTCTTCTGTTTTTTACAAAAGCCTCCATTCACTATACCGCGGTCGATCAGAATAGCGCCATTTTGGAAGAGGCACGGCTCCTTCACCAAAAACTTTCACCCCATTTTCCCCTCCCCTCCAAGTTCCGTAGTGTCAAAACCGATCTCGAAAGAGAACCCCTGCCCGCTTTTCTGCACCACGACCGGTATGACTTGATCTTGATGGTCAATACCTTGAATGAGATATTCCATCCGGAGAAACGCCGGAACATGCTGATCCGGCTCCTCAATCATCACCTCACCCCCCAAGGAAAGATTCTTATTGTAGAACCGGCCCTCCGAAAGACAACACTCGAATTGATGGAACTCCACGATGCCCTCCTCAGTAGTGAGAACCCTCAAAATATCCCGATAACCATTGCCCCCTGCACACACCAGCGGCTCTGCCCGATGCTCAAAGAAAATCGGCGCGATTGGTGCCATACCTACATTGAATGGGAACCGACAGAGATGATCGAGGAGTTTGACCAGAGGATTGGCATTCGAAAGGATTATTTAAAATGCTCGTATTTGATTCTAGCAGGATCAGACAGGGACGGGTGGCGAGGGTCGGGCGCCCGGCCGAGCGGAACGGGTGAGCACGGCTGGGCGGAACCCGAGACAGGACCCGTCCCAAGTTGGCGTGTTGTTTCTTCGCTGATGAGATCCAACGGCAAATCGGAGGTTGTCTTGTGCGGGGAGGAGTCGGCAAAATCCGGTCAGCTCCTCCACACCGAAAGACTTGATCGCGATCGTTCTCCAATGAATACGCCATTCGATCGTCTTAAAAGGGGTTATATTGTTGAGATGGAGGCGATCAAAAGGGTCGAGAAAGAGACACCCCTAAAAATTATCAGCTAG
- a CDS encoding N-acetyltransferase, with product MNASQINIRPLGQSDWPIVAEIYLEGIKTCHATFEQEVSTWEIWDKGHLKKCRLVAEKEGQITGWAALSPVSERCVYAGVCEVSVYVATVVRGKGIGHLLLNALIGASEIEGIWTIQAGIFPENKTSLALHKACGFREIGIREKIGKMDGCWRDVVLLERRSKTIGIC from the coding sequence ATGAATGCAAGTCAAATCAACATTCGTCCACTGGGCCAATCTGATTGGCCTATAGTGGCAGAGATTTATCTTGAAGGTATAAAAACCTGTCACGCCACATTTGAACAGGAAGTATCCACATGGGAAATATGGGATAAGGGTCATTTGAAAAAATGTCGGTTGGTTGCTGAAAAAGAGGGGCAAATTACGGGGTGGGCGGCACTCAGCCCTGTTTCGGAAAGGTGCGTTTATGCCGGTGTTTGTGAAGTGAGTGTTTACGTTGCAACTGTAGTACGAGGCAAAGGCATCGGCCATCTTTTGCTGAATGCTCTGATTGGAGCATCTGAAATAGAAGGTATTTGGACAATTCAGGCAGGAATTTTTCCAGAGAATAAAACAAGTCTGGCCTTGCACAAAGCTTGCGGCTTTCGAGAAATAGGAATCCGAGAAAAAATAGGTAAGATGGACGGATGTTGGCGAGATGTTGTCCTACTTGAACGTCGAAGCAAAACAATCGGCATCTGCTGA
- the secG gene encoding preprotein translocase subunit SecG produces METLITVIHFIVCILLITVVLLQAGKGADMGATFGAGGSQAMFGPRGAATLLSKITTVSAIVFLVTSILLAQMAKPTTSKSVLDDNVPPPETQPSK; encoded by the coding sequence ATGGAAACCTTAATCACTGTCATTCATTTTATCGTTTGCATCCTTCTTATCACCGTTGTTCTTTTACAAGCTGGCAAGGGGGCCGATATGGGGGCCACCTTCGGCGCCGGTGGTTCGCAGGCGATGTTCGGGCCACGCGGGGCGGCAACATTACTTTCCAAAATCACGACGGTCTCCGCGATTGTCTTTCTGGTCACTTCGATTCTCTTGGCCCAGATGGCGAAACCAACCACCTCCAAATCGGTGCTGGATGATAACGTCCCACCCCCGGAAACCCAGCCTTCGAAATAG